A portion of the Cellulophaga algicola DSM 14237 genome contains these proteins:
- a CDS encoding GNAT family N-acetyltransferase, which translates to MRLAKILEIPDILKITKACALKMSENGIHQWNEHYPSKDAFENDIKRNELYVLEENFKIVGTIVISTLMDQEYQPIKWLTENKKNIYIHRLSVHPEHQGKGYAQRMMNFAENYAKQKKYSSVRLDTFGQNKRNQKFYEARGYEKLGDIYFPKQSIHPFHCYELVL; encoded by the coding sequence ATGCGCCTTGCAAAGATATTAGAAATTCCCGATATTCTTAAAATTACTAAAGCCTGTGCTTTAAAAATGTCTGAAAATGGAATTCATCAATGGAATGAACATTACCCATCAAAAGATGCTTTTGAAAACGACATAAAGCGAAATGAATTGTATGTCCTAGAAGAAAATTTTAAAATTGTAGGCACTATTGTTATTTCTACCCTTATGGATCAAGAATATCAGCCCATAAAATGGCTCACAGAAAATAAAAAAAACATTTATATACATAGACTTTCTGTACACCCAGAACATCAAGGAAAGGGATACGCCCAAAGAATGATGAACTTCGCTGAAAATTACGCCAAGCAAAAAAAATATAGCAGTGTTAGATTAGATACCTTTGGCCAAAATAAAAGAAATCAAAAATTTTACGAAGCTAGAGGCTATGAAAAATTAGGGGATATCTACTTCCCTAAACAGAGTATTCATCCTTTTCATTGTTATGAGCTTGTACTATAA
- a CDS encoding universal stress protein, whose translation MKNILVPIGTSPESHETLQYAVDFATQFSSEIYVMEVFSVSANAGTLSNVSGKITENSIERLKEIIEKVDAKDIVIKIATYNGGIVSGVKDIDKELGIDLIIISPKSNDIKEGLFLGNTSGKIVKQTNIPSLIVPKGSVFTPYKTILTAFKSGVLKRNRILVPLIQIKKKFGSVVNLLLVKTPGYTDADLKINTALMDLCSQLTLTENATTYLGVLENFQAQHPDLLCVFRRKRGFFKTLWEKNTISKEEFYSPVPVLVLSVKKD comes from the coding sequence ATGAAAAATATCCTAGTTCCGATTGGTACCTCACCAGAATCTCATGAAACGCTACAATACGCAGTAGATTTTGCTACTCAGTTTTCTTCTGAAATTTATGTGATGGAAGTATTTAGTGTGTCTGCTAATGCAGGTACCTTAAGTAACGTTTCTGGAAAAATTACAGAAAATAGTATTGAACGTTTAAAAGAGATTATAGAGAAAGTCGATGCTAAGGATATTGTCATAAAGATAGCAACATACAACGGAGGTATTGTTAGTGGGGTAAAAGATATTGATAAGGAATTAGGAATAGATTTAATTATTATTTCTCCTAAAAGTAATGACATTAAAGAAGGCTTATTTTTAGGAAATACTTCTGGTAAAATTGTAAAGCAAACAAATATACCTAGTCTTATTGTCCCTAAAGGAAGTGTATTTACACCATATAAAACTATACTGACTGCATTTAAATCAGGTGTGTTAAAGCGTAATAGAATTTTAGTGCCATTAATTCAAATTAAAAAGAAATTTGGTTCTGTGGTAAACCTTTTATTGGTGAAAACACCAGGATATACAGATGCCGATTTAAAAATAAATACGGCATTGATGGATTTATGTTCACAACTTACGTTAACAGAAAATGCGACAACTTATTTAGGCGTATTAGAAAATTTCCAAGCACAACACCCAGATTTATTATGTGTATTTAGACGTAAGAGAGGTTTTTTTAAGACTTTATGGGAAAAGAATACCATATCAAAAGAAGAGTTTTACTCTCCAGTTCCCGTTTTAGTATTAAGTGTTAAGAAAGATTAA
- a CDS encoding enoyl-CoA hydratase/isomerase family protein has product MATSRPNGSLFTKIENKVATLEFGHPASNSFVSELLDRLAKEFTKLSGDENVNVIILKSEGDRAFCAGASFDELVAVSSLEEGTIFFNGFANVINAMRTCSKVIVGRVQGKTVGGGVGLAAACDMVYATESASIRLSELTIGIAPFVIAPAVERKIGTAALSELSLNPTEWKTAYWAKEKGLFAKVYESISELDKELDFYTNSLSQYNPQALEDWKKVLWKNTDHWDVLLPERAAITGKLALSEFTKNTLEKFKK; this is encoded by the coding sequence ATGGCTACTTCAAGACCTAACGGAAGTCTTTTTACGAAAATAGAAAACAAGGTGGCTACCCTAGAATTTGGTCACCCTGCAAGCAACTCCTTTGTGAGTGAGTTATTAGATCGTTTGGCTAAAGAGTTTACTAAACTTTCTGGCGATGAGAATGTCAATGTCATCATTCTAAAATCGGAAGGCGATCGTGCATTTTGTGCGGGTGCTTCTTTTGATGAGTTGGTTGCTGTATCTAGTTTAGAAGAGGGCACCATTTTTTTTAATGGCTTTGCAAACGTTATTAATGCCATGCGTACGTGCAGCAAAGTCATTGTTGGGCGTGTACAAGGTAAAACCGTAGGTGGTGGCGTTGGTTTAGCTGCTGCCTGTGATATGGTTTATGCTACAGAAAGTGCTTCTATTCGTTTATCTGAACTTACCATCGGTATTGCTCCCTTTGTTATTGCTCCTGCTGTAGAACGGAAGATAGGTACCGCTGCTTTGTCTGAGCTTTCATTGAACCCCACAGAATGGAAAACTGCCTATTGGGCTAAAGAGAAAGGACTATTCGCTAAGGTTTATGAATCTATTTCTGAGTTAGACAAGGAGTTAGATTTTTATACAAATAGTCTATCGCAATACAATCCGCAAGCCTTGGAAGATTGGAAAAAAGTACTGTGGAAAAATACAGACCATTGGGATGTACTATTGCCTGAAAGAGCTGCAATTACAGGAAAATTAGCCTTGTCTGAATTCACAAAAAATACGTTAGAAAAATTTAAAAAGTAA
- a CDS encoding MATE family efflux transporter produces the protein MKNTITFKAINKLAIPATIAGIAEPLLSITDTAIVGNIDVDGIESLAAAGIVGSFLSMLIWILGQTRSAISAIISQYVGAGKKEEIKSLPAQAIYLNIGLSILILLSTIFIVDDIFRFLNATGKILEYCISYYSIRVWGFPLTLFTFAVMGIFRGLQNTFYPMLIAIVGAVLNVFLDYIFVYGITDVLEPMYLEGAAWASLIAQGVMAVLAFILLLTKTNISLKPQLPFHPELGRLIIMSLNLFVRALALNIALILAVREATALGDNYIGAHTIAINLWLFSAFFIDGYAAAGNIMGGKLLGRKDYDGLFLLAKKIMIYGVLVSLFLMTLGFIFYTSIGTFFSNDIPVLNAFYGIFFIVILGQPINSIAFIFDGLFKGLGEMKYLRNTLLAATFLGFIPALFIGKYFGLELQGIWIAFTIWMFIRGGALVIEFKRKFMPLRTR, from the coding sequence TTGAAGAACACCATCACTTTTAAAGCTATAAATAAACTGGCAATCCCTGCTACTATCGCAGGTATTGCAGAACCCTTACTTTCTATTACAGATACTGCTATTGTTGGTAATATTGACGTAGATGGCATAGAATCTTTGGCTGCTGCAGGTATTGTAGGTTCTTTTTTATCTATGCTGATCTGGATTTTAGGGCAAACGCGGAGTGCCATTTCTGCCATAATTTCACAGTATGTAGGGGCCGGAAAAAAAGAAGAAATAAAATCATTACCTGCACAAGCCATTTATTTAAATATTGGACTTAGTATTCTAATTTTACTATCAACTATCTTTATTGTAGACGATATTTTTAGATTCTTAAATGCTACTGGGAAAATTTTAGAGTACTGTATTTCTTACTATTCCATTAGAGTTTGGGGCTTTCCTCTAACCCTTTTTACCTTTGCAGTAATGGGTATTTTCAGAGGATTACAAAATACATTTTACCCCATGCTCATTGCAATTGTTGGTGCAGTTCTAAATGTATTTCTTGACTATATTTTTGTCTACGGAATTACAGACGTTTTGGAGCCTATGTATTTAGAAGGTGCCGCTTGGGCAAGTTTAATTGCACAAGGTGTTATGGCAGTACTGGCATTTATATTACTACTAACGAAGACAAATATTAGCTTGAAACCACAGCTCCCCTTTCATCCTGAGTTAGGCCGACTCATCATCATGAGTTTAAACTTATTTGTAAGAGCCTTAGCACTTAACATTGCACTAATATTAGCTGTTAGAGAGGCAACAGCACTTGGCGATAACTATATTGGTGCGCATACTATTGCTATAAATCTATGGCTTTTCTCTGCTTTTTTTATTGATGGCTATGCTGCTGCAGGTAATATTATGGGAGGAAAATTACTGGGGAGGAAAGACTATGACGGACTCTTTTTACTGGCAAAAAAAATTATGATATATGGCGTACTTGTCAGTCTATTTTTGATGACCTTAGGTTTTATTTTTTATACGTCCATAGGTACCTTTTTCTCTAATGACATTCCGGTACTAAACGCTTTTTATGGCATCTTTTTTATTGTAATTCTAGGGCAGCCTATAAATAGCATCGCATTTATATTTGATGGACTATTTAAAGGCTTAGGTGAAATGAAATATTTAAGAAATACCTTATTAGCTGCCACCTTTTTAGGTTTTATACCCGCTTTATTTATCGGGAAGTATTTTGGTTTAGAACTTCAGGGTATTTGGATTGCATTTACCATCTGGATGTTCATACGCGGTGGTGCCTTGGTTATCGAGTTTAAAAGAAAATTTATGCCACTTAGAACTAGGTGA